Part of the Candidatus Neomarinimicrobiota bacterium genome is shown below.
GCACTCTGTTTTAAATTGTTTTAATATCAATTCAGATGTTAGAGTCAAAATATATCTGGATGGACGGCAAACTTGTTCCGTGGAAGGATGCCAAAATCCACGTCATCACCCATTCACTCCATTACGGATCGGCAGTATTTGAGGGATTACGCTTCTACGGCACAGAGATTGGTTCCGCTATTTTCAGATTGGAAGACCACACAAACAGGCTGATCAGTTCTGCTGTTTCCATAAAGATGCAAATCCCTTTTAATGCCGAAGAAATAAACTCTGCTATTATAGAAACCGTCAAGGCAAATGAGCTGAAGAACGGGTATATTCGTCCGCTCGCTTATTATGGATACGGCAAGATGGGTCTACGCCCGGAGGGAGCGCCCGTGAATCTGTCAATCGCGGTCTGGCATTGGGATAATTACCTGGGAACCGAATCGGTGAATGTAAAAACCTCCTCATTCATGCGTTTTCACCCGAAATCATCCATTACGACTTCTAAATTCGCAGGCAATTATGTAAATTCCATCTTAGCCGGTACAGAAGCAACATCACAGGGGTATGACGAAGCATTGCTTCTCGACTATGAGGGAAAGGTTGCGGAAGGTCCGGGCGAGAATATTTTTATCGTGAGTGACGGTCATCTGTTCACGCCGCCACCGGGTAATATTTTAGCCGGCATTACAAGAGATTCTGTGATGACCATCGCCGAAGACCTCGGAATTCGAGTTGAAGAGAAACCGCTGACGTTAGATGAGATTTACAACGCGGATGAAGCATTTTTTACCGGGACGGCAGCAGAGGTTGCCCCAATAAAATCTTTGGACGACCATGATCTCAAAAACTCTTTGGGACCTGTGACCGAAAAAATCCGCACGACTTTTTTTAATATCGTAAACGGCAAAGATGATAAATACAAAAACTGGTTAACGGTAGTCCAATAAGCGGTTTAATTTCTCTCCCTCATGAGAGGGGTGTCACGAAATTACGCAGTGTGTGACTTCTAATAAAAGAAAGTCCTTTTATTCCCCTCTAATAACCAGCCCGCCCGTCTGACCGCTTGCCGGGCAGGACATCGGTCTGGCGGGGAGGGGTGTTCCGAAGGAACTCCTTCCGGAGGATGTTTATCCCGATTCTATTTCGGGAGGGATGTGTCCCGGCTGAGCCGGGACGGAGGGTGTGATTTAGCGATAAACGAAGGATAACATCCCCCATCCGGCTCAGCCGGACACCCCCTTCAAAGGGGGAGGGAAAATGTCATTCTGAGGAATCCGGCAGCTGCCGGATGACGAAGAGCCGAAGACAGGCGTGAGCCAATCCCGCTGTTTAGAATGTAGGGGCGATTCAGGTTTATCCCGCTAAAAGCGGGGAATCGCCCACGGACAACTCCTGAGTTGTCCCTACATATCCCATCGAAGATGGGATTAAGAAGTCCCCTCCTTCCTAAGGAGGGGAACACAAGGGGTGGTTTATTATCAAGAATTAGTCCTTTAATTCCCCTCTTGAGAGGGGTGTATTTTGGTGGAGCCAAAAGGCGGGGTGTGTACTTCATCAATAAATAACCCTCGCCGCCTCGCTCCCTCTATGCTTTATGCTCCATCTATGTGAGAGCTGCCAGAAGGCTAAGGCGAGCGAGATAACGCAGTC
Proteins encoded:
- a CDS encoding branched-chain amino acid transaminase; this translates as MLESKYIWMDGKLVPWKDAKIHVITHSLHYGSAVFEGLRFYGTEIGSAIFRLEDHTNRLISSAVSIKMQIPFNAEEINSAIIETVKANELKNGYIRPLAYYGYGKMGLRPEGAPVNLSIAVWHWDNYLGTESVNVKTSSFMRFHPKSSITTSKFAGNYVNSILAGTEATSQGYDEALLLDYEGKVAEGPGENIFIVSDGHLFTPPPGNILAGITRDSVMTIAEDLGIRVEEKPLTLDEIYNADEAFFTGTAAEVAPIKSLDDHDLKNSLGPVTEKIRTTFFNIVNGKDDKYKNWLTVVQ